The following coding sequences lie in one Phragmites australis chromosome 8, lpPhrAust1.1, whole genome shotgun sequence genomic window:
- the LOC133926690 gene encoding zinc finger protein CONSTANS-LIKE 9-like isoform X1 — protein sequence MGALCDFCGEQRSMVYCRSDAASLCLSCDRNVHSANALSRRHTRTLLCDRCASQPAMVRCLVENASLCQNCDWNGHSAGSSAAGHKRQTINCYSGCPSSAELSRIWSFISDIPNVAPVPNCEQGISLMSISDSGISNQGNAAGDNSLLDIASATLMSDLDTCDRPKSLVGSSSGAGVNLLPLATDQTAGSMDSSTPKGFLVQVPYTPDKDMFSKDSIYEDFCVDDVDLAFENYEELFGTSHIQTEQLFDDAGIDSYFEMKEALAGNADEPKLMQPANSNAVSADSGMSNPGVKGDSSVCIPVRQARSSLSLSFSGLTGESSAGDHQDCVVSLFLMGEPPWHPPGPEGSFAGASRDSAITRYKEKKKRRKFDKKIRYASRKARADVRKRVKGRFVKAGEAYDYDPLCETRSY from the exons ATGGGCGCTCTCTGTGATTTCTGCGGGGAGCAGAGGTCCATGGTTTACTGCCGATCAGATGCAGCATCCTTGTgcttatcatgtgatcgtaatgTGCATTCAGCTAATGCTCTTTCTCGGCGCCATACAAGGACCCTTCTGTGTGATCGGTGTGCTTCCCAGCCTGCCATGGTCCGCTGTCTAGTAGAAAATGCCTCACTTTGCCAAAATTGTGACTGGAATGGCCATAGTGCTGGATCCTCAGCTGCTGGACACAAAAGGCAGACTATAAATTGCTACTCAGGGTGCCCGTCATCTGCAGAACTTTCAAGAATCTGGTCGTTCATTTCGGATATTCCTAATGTAGCTCCTGTGCCGAACTGTGAGCAGGGAATAAGCCTGATGAGCATCAGCGACAGTGGTATCAGTAATCAAGGCAATGCTGCAGGGGACAATAGTTTGTTAGATATAGCTAGTGCAACACTTATGAGTGATCTTGATACTTGTGACAGGCCTAAGTCTCTGGTAGGTTCATCTTCAGGAGCTGGTGTGAACCTGCTTCCACTTGCTACTGATCAGACAGCTGGATCCATGGATTCTTCAACACCTAAG GGTTTCCTTGTTCAGGTGCCCTATACGCCAGACAAAGATATGTTCAGCAAAGACAGCATATATGAAGATTTTTGTGTGGATGATGTTGACCTGGCTTTTGAAAATTATGAAGAACTATTTGGCACCTCTCATATTCAAACAGAGCAACTCTTTGATGACGCTGGAATTGACAGCTACTTTGAAATGAAGGAAGCGCTTGCTGGGAATGCTGATGAG CCCAAGCTGATGCAGCCAGCCAATAGCAATGCAGTATCTGCTGACTCTGGGATGTCGAATCCAGGAGTGAAAGGTGATTCCAGTGTTTGTATCCCTGTGAGGCAGGCTAGGTCCAGTCTATCTCTTTCCTTTTCCGGTTTGACTGGTGAGAGCAGTGCTGGAGATCATCAAGATTGTGTGGTATCATTGTTCCTTATGGGTGAGCCTCCTTGGCATCCTCCTGGGCCTGAGGGCTCATTTGCTGGAGCTAGTAGAGACAGTGCTATCACACGatacaaggaaaagaagaagagaagaaa ATTCGACAAGAAGATCAGGTATGCTTCTCGCAAGGCTAGGGCAGATGTGAGAAAGAGGGTCAAAGGACGGTTTGTTAAGGCCGGTGAAGCATATGACTACGATCCACTCTGTGAAACAAGGAGTTACTGA
- the LOC133926690 gene encoding zinc finger protein CONSTANS-LIKE 9-like isoform X2, which produces MGALCDFCGEQRSMVYCRSDAASLCLSCDRNVHSANALSRRHTRTLLCDRCASQPAMVRCLVENASLCQNCDWNGHSAGSSAAGHKRQTINCYSGCPSSAELSRIWSFISDIPNVAPVPNCEQGISLMSISDSGISNQGNAAGDNSLLDIASATLMSDLDTCDRPKSLVGSSSGAGVNLLPLATDQTAGSMDSSTPKVPYTPDKDMFSKDSIYEDFCVDDVDLAFENYEELFGTSHIQTEQLFDDAGIDSYFEMKEALAGNADEPKLMQPANSNAVSADSGMSNPGVKGDSSVCIPVRQARSSLSLSFSGLTGESSAGDHQDCVVSLFLMGEPPWHPPGPEGSFAGASRDSAITRYKEKKKRRKFDKKIRYASRKARADVRKRVKGRFVKAGEAYDYDPLCETRSY; this is translated from the exons ATGGGCGCTCTCTGTGATTTCTGCGGGGAGCAGAGGTCCATGGTTTACTGCCGATCAGATGCAGCATCCTTGTgcttatcatgtgatcgtaatgTGCATTCAGCTAATGCTCTTTCTCGGCGCCATACAAGGACCCTTCTGTGTGATCGGTGTGCTTCCCAGCCTGCCATGGTCCGCTGTCTAGTAGAAAATGCCTCACTTTGCCAAAATTGTGACTGGAATGGCCATAGTGCTGGATCCTCAGCTGCTGGACACAAAAGGCAGACTATAAATTGCTACTCAGGGTGCCCGTCATCTGCAGAACTTTCAAGAATCTGGTCGTTCATTTCGGATATTCCTAATGTAGCTCCTGTGCCGAACTGTGAGCAGGGAATAAGCCTGATGAGCATCAGCGACAGTGGTATCAGTAATCAAGGCAATGCTGCAGGGGACAATAGTTTGTTAGATATAGCTAGTGCAACACTTATGAGTGATCTTGATACTTGTGACAGGCCTAAGTCTCTGGTAGGTTCATCTTCAGGAGCTGGTGTGAACCTGCTTCCACTTGCTACTGATCAGACAGCTGGATCCATGGATTCTTCAACACCTAAG GTGCCCTATACGCCAGACAAAGATATGTTCAGCAAAGACAGCATATATGAAGATTTTTGTGTGGATGATGTTGACCTGGCTTTTGAAAATTATGAAGAACTATTTGGCACCTCTCATATTCAAACAGAGCAACTCTTTGATGACGCTGGAATTGACAGCTACTTTGAAATGAAGGAAGCGCTTGCTGGGAATGCTGATGAG CCCAAGCTGATGCAGCCAGCCAATAGCAATGCAGTATCTGCTGACTCTGGGATGTCGAATCCAGGAGTGAAAGGTGATTCCAGTGTTTGTATCCCTGTGAGGCAGGCTAGGTCCAGTCTATCTCTTTCCTTTTCCGGTTTGACTGGTGAGAGCAGTGCTGGAGATCATCAAGATTGTGTGGTATCATTGTTCCTTATGGGTGAGCCTCCTTGGCATCCTCCTGGGCCTGAGGGCTCATTTGCTGGAGCTAGTAGAGACAGTGCTATCACACGatacaaggaaaagaagaagagaagaaa ATTCGACAAGAAGATCAGGTATGCTTCTCGCAAGGCTAGGGCAGATGTGAGAAAGAGGGTCAAAGGACGGTTTGTTAAGGCCGGTGAAGCATATGACTACGATCCACTCTGTGAAACAAGGAGTTACTGA